The segment CGCATCGGCTACGCGGCGTCGAACGGGCGGCCCTACCGGAGCATCGGGACGCTGCTCATCCAGGAGGGCGCCATCCCCAAGGAGCAGATGTCCATGCAGGCCCTGCGCGCGTGGCTGGCGGCCAATCCCTCGCAGCGTGAGCGGGTGTTCGACTTCAACGAGTCCTATGTGTTCTTCCGCTTCCTGGAGGGCGCCTCGGAGGGCTCGCTGGGACGGCCGGTGACACCGGGCCGCTCCATCGCCACGGACGCGCGGCTGTTCCCGAAGGGGGGACTGGCCTTCATCCACACCGAACGTCCCGTGAAGCTGGCGGACGGCACGGTGCAGTGGCAGCCGCTGTCGCGCTTCATGCTCAACCAGGACACGGGCGGCGCCATCCGGGGCGCGGGGCGCGTGGACGTGTACTGGGGTCCGGGGCCCGACGCGGAGCTGGCCGCCGGGATGATGAAGCAGAAGGGCCGGCTCTTCTTCCTCGTGCCCCGGACGCGGCCCCGTTGAGTCGCCGGACCCCGCCTCAGCGCTACGGACGATAGGGGTACCGCGCCAGCACCTTCCCGTCTGGAGAGACGGCATACAGCTCGTACCAGTGGGGGGAAGGCTGGAAGCCGGGAGTCGCCCAGCCGCACCTGTCCACACGTCGCTGGATTTCAACGAAGTACAGGCCCCGTTCCAGCCCGACGGAGACCTCCATGGCCTTGGCGGAGTAGGAGCAGTCGCCCGCGTATTCCTTGGGAAGGCTTGCCAGCAATCGTTGCAGCGCAGCGTGCGCGGCGATGACTGCGGGACCATCCAGGGTTGCCAGCGGGCGAAACTCGGCGGGCCACTCGATGCCCTCGGCAAGAATGGTGGCACTCCGGGGCGTGCCGCCATCCGGCACCGGGGCGCTGGGCCGGGACGGCACCGTGCCTCCATCCGCACCTGCGCGGGCAGGCTGGGAGGGAGCCACGCCACCATCCAGCAGGAGCGTCATGAACAGAAGCAAGTGCGGAAGTCTCATCATGGCCCCAGGCTCCACGGTTCGCCTACCAGCTCAGCTCGGGTGAGCAGCTGGGCAGTTGGGTTCTGGGACCGCGCGTGCCGGACGATTCTCGTGGCTGACAAGTCGCTTGGAAGTCCCATCGTTTGGTGCCCTCGTTCCATTGGAAGACCTCGCCCGCCGGATTCCACTTGTAGAAGCGGGGCTCGCTCCTGTGGCCGGTGGCGAGCCATGCCCACGCGGGAATCAACCGGTTCTGGGCGTCACGCGCCAGTCCACCCTTCGGACTTGCCGCATAGGAGACCATCGTCCACAGCCCTTCTTCCGTCTTTATCGCCGGGAACTGTCCCAGGTCCGGGCTGCTCATGCGGGTTCCGCAGGGATGGTTGTGGGCAAAGCCAATGACAGGCAGGTCCCGGCCGAAGTCCTCATCCTCCACGCCGCCGAAGGGAGGCTGACATGAGGCCTGTTCCTGCAGCAGGTTCCGGAGGGGCCACGACACGCGCCAGTCCTGCGGCGTTCGGTAGAGGGCGACGCAGTATTCCGCGGCGTCCGGGCGGGGAAGCCCCGTGTTCGGGTCGCAGGCATCCGCGGCTCCCGGCAGCGCCATGAGGGCCCTGAGCGTTGGCAGCACCAGGTCGTCCGGGACACTCGCTGTGTCCGCCACCACGGTGGGGATGTCCTCATGCGTCCAGGGACCGGGAGCCACCGCGAGGTCGAATCTCCCCTCCAGGATGGCCACCTCGGTCCGCAGGTAGTAGCGCCGAGGGCCCCCACATCCACGGCCAGCAGGAGCCCTGAGAGGAGCAACGGTCGCGAGGAGGACCTCATCCTTCGCGACTCTAGAAATTCATGTTCCGGAGCACCAGTCCACGGAGGCCTACTCGCTGACCTTCATGGTGATGTTCACCGGGGTGGCGTTGGCGAGGTTGTCGCTGACGGGGCAGCGCGCCTCCACCTCGCTCTTGAGCTTCGCAATCAGGTCGGCGTTGGCGGTGCTCTTGATGACGATGTGGGCCTCCAGCGACTGGTAGCCGGCGCGGACGCTCCGGTCGGTGCCGGCGAACTTCGCCGGGTCCAGCGAGCCGCGCACGGTGATTTCGGTGCCGGAGACGGGGATGCCCAGCTCCTTCGCGATGTAGAACGTCATGTAGTTCAGGCAGCCCGCGTGCGCCGCGAGGATGAAGTCGAGCGGGCTGGGGGCGCCGTTCTGTCCGCCGAGCTCCACGGGCTCGTCCATGAAGATCTTGAAGACATTCGCCTCGGTGGTGCTGCGGGCCATGCTCTCGCCCAGCGTGCGGACCTGCCCCGTGTAGAGCTGCTTCGTCATCGTCGTTGCTCTCCTTGTGACAGGCATACGCGGACGGCGGAGATTCCTGGCTGTGCCACGACGGCGGGTCCGGGCGGACCGGGACGCAGAGCAGGAGAGGGGGCGGGGGCCCGCCCGCTGGATGGAGGAAGAGGTGGGTAGCGGGCTCACTCGGAAACCGGGCAATATCAGGGCCGTCTCCAGGGGACGGAGGGCCTGGGCCCGCCCCGTCCGCGCGCACGTCGGTGCGGCACCGTGAGGAGACCGAGGCATCCGGGATGAGCAGCAGCGACGCGGTGGAGACGAAGGACGGAGTGGTGTTCCTGGACTACGCGAAGCTCGCGGCGGGCGCGGACCTGACTGCCGCCATCGAGCGCGCGTACGGGCACGACGGCATCGGCCTGCTGGTCGTCCGGGGGATTCCGGGACTGGTGGAGCTGCGCAACGGCCTGCTGCCGCTGGGGTTCCGCTTCGCGGCGCTGCCCAACGAGGTGAAGGACCGCTACGTCCACAAGCGGAGCAGCTACTCGTTCGGCTGGAGCCACGGGAAGGAGCTGCTGAAGCCGGGCCAGTTCGATGAGTTCAAGGGCTCGTACTACAACAACCCCCAGTACG is part of the Pyxidicoccus xibeiensis genome and harbors:
- a CDS encoding HAD family hydrolase gives rise to the protein MMRLPHLLLFMTLLLDGGVAPSQPARAGADGGTVPSRPSAPVPDGGTPRSATILAEGIEWPAEFRPLATLDGPAVIAAHAALQRLLASLPKEYAGDCSYSAKAMEVSVGLERGLYFVEIQRRVDRCGWATPGFQPSPHWYELYAVSPDGKVLARYPYRP
- a CDS encoding OsmC family protein, which codes for MTKQLYTGQVRTLGESMARSTTEANVFKIFMDEPVELGGQNGAPSPLDFILAAHAGCLNYMTFYIAKELGIPVSGTEITVRGSLDPAKFAGTDRSVRAGYQSLEAHIVIKSTANADLIAKLKSEVEARCPVSDNLANATPVNITMKVSE